The Ananas comosus cultivar F153 linkage group 6, ASM154086v1, whole genome shotgun sequence genome segment CTTCGTGCTTCACTTGGAGCCCGTCGACGCCGTTCTGGCAGAGGACGGTGAGGAGGCCGTAGTCAGAGTGCGGCGGGAGGCCCATGGCCAGCTCCGGCTGAGGGCACGGCGGGTAGAGATTGGCGACGAGGATTTGGAAGCACGAGTTGAGATTTAGTGCCAGCGTCATGCCGGCGCCGTCGAGGCCCAGGCTCTCCCATATCCCCTTCAGGATCTCCGTTCCTAGAGCTCTCATGCGCGTTGTGTACTCTTGGGAGATATCCCTGCGAAAGCAAAATTGCGAATAATTTCTCGGTTTTAAATAACACTTAttcttgattttaaatttcggTTTAATTGCATTACTAGTTCCTACACTTTTAAGCTTTTTGAATTTGACATTCGTTTTTGAATTTGACATTCCTACACTAACGCTTGCTTTTGTGTTAGAAAAAAAACccgaaaaaaaaggagagaaaattgTTATATGCACCACTGCATCTAAAGCGAAATTTGGTTAGAGTACAACTAGTGCAATTTACGCGGAAATATTTTGTGCAAAAATGTACAAATAGTTGGCCTCCCCGGACATGGCAAATCTTACTCGTGAACTTTTAATCCAAGCAATTCAATTTcgaataaaaaaacaaatacgAAATCTATTTTCATTTCAGTAATTCTCGTAACAAAATTTAGCCCCAGCGGTACGTAACGCATGACATGAATTGGTGACGAGCTATGAGAGATTTGATTCACAATCAAATTGAAACGGCTCAGAATACGGATTTAAAGGATCTACTAAAGGGTCCTGACCCTATTCAAAATCGTAACTCATAGATCGGAAATTCCGGCATGATTCTAATTTGTATTATAAAGgacatactattcaaccaaccaccatcTATTCAATCTTAGAAGATCACCATTattctaactgcacatctcttcCTCCAAcgatcgaaaatttatgaatatagaaaaatctatactcataagagtatggTAGCCTACTCAATAAtatatcactatttaaaaagaaaaaataagataaGCTAACCTAAAAGTGGGGGGCTTGGCGGGTGAGTGGAACACCGGGTGCACTATGATCTTCAGGTAATCCCTCCAGTATCTTACTTTATCGACGGCGGTATTGAAGCTGGTGCCGACTCGGATGGGACTCATCACACGCACGCCGTCGTCCTCGTACTCGCCTTTCTCCTCCGCTGTCAGATCGAAGAATTCCGCGAACGTCTGCTTCATCGCCTCCGTCAATCCCTCGCATACGCCGTGATTCACCACCTGCATTTCGCAgctacatcatatatatatatatatatatatagagtacggCTACTgtattcttatgagtatgatcgccctcgtactcataagttgttttcgatgatagagcttccgaatcgacgatccataccgttaaacattatctagagcatttaaaacttataaaaattaaattttataatttttcgatatcatttaccttacgatcaaacggtcacaaaattaacaatttttaacggccggtatgagatatttgctagtttaacggtgaaaaagaatcgaaatagattgaatttttgatagaaaattctattcactatctaagtAAAGATcgataactccgatcttaaattgaaggatcggATCGTCCATTTTTAGAatgtcattcgattttaaccgttaaTTTTATActcgtttgatggactttataatgatttcgaaaatttataaaatttattttctagaagtttcaaatattttagatcatgtttaacggtgtggatcgtcgatttgaaaactgcAACATCGAAAAAGAATACTCATACTAGCGGGAGCATGagtattcaacaaaagctactatgTCGAAGNgatcagggggtgcactcggccctgcctgctcaggcatctcagcTGGTGTGGAACGGTCCCACGTCGATGGTCGATCTCGGCGTCAATACATGGCTACCTGAAATCAAAACAAGGGTCAGATACAAAACACAATCAACTCTCGACCCAATTTACAAAACACAAtcaactctcgacccaatcaagcgaaagtctagaaggttGCCCCTATTTCTCCTTAAAATTATGCCGTCTGCAACCAACATAATTTTCTTGGCCGAAACAGACACTTCTTTAGTCACttactccactctaggaggagttaaaacagttcaatcgctgactttcgcgataaatcacgcctctcgcatCTTGCCTTCCTAAGATTTGCCAAATtaaggtttcctaggtcccaacgacctgattctaagctctgataccaacttaatctatcACGCCCTGGATTACCGCGTTTCCCCGAGCATGCTAACAGACCCGcagtatacaaagaaatttctcctctatacgaagcgatagctgtacctgtaaacaaaaacaagctacaaccacaaggtaagagctgctaaactaaaaacatatatatatatatatatatatatatataagacagCCTCATGTGCAGAAAATTTCGCATGAATAGCTCCAATCAGCTTCGCATGTGGATGTacaaaaaaagttattttgtgCAACATTGAACCCACGGGGTACGAGACACACTCGGTACATATTTGTAGGATTTTTCTATTAAATCGACAATTAAAAGTCATTTTAAAATGGATCCttagtgttttttttaatacatattcaacaatgcaatttatttattttagttgggATAATTTTAGTGATAAGtctattagaaaaaatattatcaatagaattgaaaatgaaaattttgtttgtgAGATTCTGTTAAATTAGCTGCTATATATGACTTCTTAGTAAGATTGCAAAGATTTAGCTTCtgattttgtttaaaataaaaattgatacCAATTAACAACCAATAGCAAGTGAAATCATTAATTTTAGCATACTTTTTAAGCCAACAgatcaaataaaatagaaattaaaacaaataaaagtaaagaatctcctattaaaaagttaaaaaagtgtAATTCCCAAGGATTTTATATAGTAGAggggtctctatacatttttgaACTTCTTCTAGAATGAGACGTATACCATGAAGAAGCCCCAGTCTCGGCACGCCCTGCCGAGCTCCCGGACGACCTGCGACCGTTGATCCGGCGAACCGTTCACAAGCAGATCAAAATCGACGGCGGGGATCTCCTGATCGGCATCGCAGACGGGCTCGAGCTCGCCGCGCTCTCGGGGGTTGTGCGACACGAGGAACTGAGGAAGAGACGTGAAAGACGGCGCCTCCGATAGCTCTTTAACGGAGCTGGGTAGAGATCTGGAGT includes the following:
- the LOC109711540 gene encoding protein DMR6-LIKE OXYGENASE 2-like, which encodes MAAEAFTCSSSLQNCYSRSLPSSVKELSEAPSFTSLPQFLVSHNPRERGELEPVCDADQEIPAVDFDLLVNGSPDQRSQVVRELGRACRDWGFFMVVNHGVCEGLTEAMKQTFAEFFDLTAEEKGEYEDDGVRVMSPIRVGTSFNTAVDKVRYWRDYLKIIVHPVFHSPAKPPTFRDISQEYTTRMRALGTEILKGIWESLGLDGAGMTLALNLNSCFQILVANLYPPCPQPELAMGLPPHSDYGLLTVLCQNGVDGLQVKHEGKWIPVKPRPNSFLVNIGDQMEIVSNGRYKSVLHRAVLSGKSTRMSIVTLLAPSLETVVAPAPLLVSSKNPAAFRGMRFGDFIEYQQSNRLKDKSVLDLLRLNARE